A genome region from Anolis carolinensis isolate JA03-04 chromosome 6, rAnoCar3.1.pri, whole genome shotgun sequence includes the following:
- the LOC100566112 gene encoding lutropin subunit beta, which yields MENRTVELFHSSGDGMKLIQGKKPLVVACFLLAATLCASRRSNSLACHPVNATIAAEKDDCPVCMTITTSICSGYCETKELLWKTIHSTFNQRVCTYKEVRYETMLLQGCPSGVNPSFTYPVAISCHCDLCKMDSSDCTVQSTGPNSCSNQAIFA from the exons atGGAAAATAGGACGGTAGAGCTCTTCCACAGCTCAGGAGACGGAATGAAGTTGATACAG GGAAAGAAGCCTTTGGTTGTAGCATGCTTTCTCTTGGCGGCCACTCTCTGTGCCAGCCGCAGGAGCAACAGCCTGGCCTGCCACCCTGTCAATGCCACCATAGCAGCTGAGAAAGATGACTGCCCTGTCTGCATGACCATCACCACCTCCATCTGCAGTGGTTACTGTGAGACTAAG GAGTTGTTATGGAAGACTATCCACTCAACCTTCAACCAAAGAGTCTGCACCTACAAGGAAGTACGCTATGAGACCATGCTCCTGCAGGGATGCCCATCGGGTGTCAACCCGTCCTTCACGTACCCCGTGGCAATCAGTTGCCACTGTGACCTTTGCAAGATGGATTCCAGTGACTGCACCGTTCAGAGCACTGGGCCCAACTCCTGCAGTAACCAAGCcatctttgcttaa